A single genomic interval of Corvus hawaiiensis isolate bCorHaw1 chromosome 5, bCorHaw1.pri.cur, whole genome shotgun sequence harbors:
- the TIFA gene encoding TRAF-interacting protein with FHA domain-containing protein A — translation MTSFEEAETEETVTCLHLTFYHPCQDEKMMFRCLNFCKREQVRADEAAKFGRDSSVCRYHLMDTRVSRIQFALQFFRKLHTSEYCFEIKNLSKKTKLTVNQTELGYLNKIDLPWKCIICFGDYQILAEIQEGESMDYFEINLHLAEAPILQERCLPCLPSLQPVPENGISPSFFLSQGKSPTEIDENELC, via the coding sequence ATGACCTCTTTTGAGGAAGCCGAAACAGAAGAAACAGTGACGTGCCTCCACCTGACCTTTTACCACCCTTGCCAGGATGAGAAGATGATGTTCCGCTGCCTGAACTTCTGCAAGCGTGAGCAGGTCAGGGCAGACGAAGCGGCCAAGTTCGGCCGCGACTCCAGCGTCTGCCGCTACCACCTGATGGACACTCGCGTCTCCCGGATCCAGTTCGCcctgcagttcttcaggaaACTCCACACCTCGGAATATTGTTTTGAGATAAAGAACTtgagcaagaaaacaaaactgactGTCAACCAAACAGAACTGGGTTACTTAAACAAAATCGACCTTCCCTGGAAGTGCATCATCTGTTTTGGGGACTACCAGATCCTAGCAGAGATTCAAGAAGGGGAGTCCATGGATTATTTTGAGATTAATTTACACTTGGCTGAAGCACCGATTTTACAAGAAAGGTGCCTGCCATGCCTGCCATCCTTGCAGCCTGTACCTGAGAATGgcatttctccttccttttttctttcccaaggcAAAAGCCCCACAGAGATTGATGAAAATGAGTTGTGCTAG